One part of the Thermodesulfovibrio sp. 3462-1 genome encodes these proteins:
- the trpD gene encoding anthranilate phosphoribosyltransferase, producing the protein MIAEAILRLSKKENLEPELLRESFIEIIEGKASEAQIAAFLMGLSIKGETEEEILEAVKLFREYAIKIKAPENTIDIVGTGGDHSGTFNVSTATSFVVAAAGVPVAKHGNRSASSQCGCIDVLEELGVNVNMPPETAERCLFECAITVLFAPLYHPAMKRVAPIRRELKIRTMFNILGPMLNPAQVKRQLLGVFSRQYMDTIAKVLQKLGSEDVMIVHSEDGLDEITVTGKTYIVRAKNGEVKSTVICPEEAGLKKASLEDIKSFDKKESAKIFLSVLKGEKSACLDMVLINASGALQLSSFASDFKEGVEIARESIYSGRAYRKFEEFKKFSNLN; encoded by the coding sequence ATGATAGCTGAGGCAATACTTAGATTAAGCAAAAAAGAAAACTTAGAGCCTGAGCTCTTAAGAGAAAGCTTTATTGAAATTATTGAAGGTAAGGCATCAGAGGCTCAAATTGCAGCTTTTCTTATGGGGCTTTCTATTAAAGGTGAGACAGAAGAAGAGATTCTTGAAGCAGTAAAGCTTTTTAGAGAATATGCAATAAAAATTAAAGCTCCTGAAAATACTATTGATATTGTTGGAACAGGGGGAGACCATTCAGGAACATTCAATGTTTCCACTGCAACAAGCTTTGTTGTTGCTGCAGCTGGTGTGCCTGTGGCAAAGCATGGCAATCGTTCTGCTTCAAGCCAGTGTGGATGTATTGATGTTCTTGAGGAGCTTGGTGTAAATGTTAATATGCCTCCTGAGACTGCTGAGAGATGTCTTTTTGAGTGTGCAATTACGGTGCTGTTTGCTCCTCTTTATCATCCTGCTATGAAGAGAGTTGCTCCTATAAGAAGAGAGCTTAAAATAAGGACGATGTTTAATATTCTTGGTCCAATGCTTAATCCTGCACAGGTTAAACGTCAGCTTTTAGGCGTTTTTTCAAGGCAATACATGGATACAATTGCAAAGGTTTTACAAAAACTTGGCTCCGAGGATGTAATGATTGTCCACAGTGAAGATGGACTTGATGAAATAACAGTTACAGGGAAGACATACATTGTAAGAGCTAAAAACGGAGAGGTAAAATCAACCGTGATTTGTCCTGAAGAGGCGGGTTTAAAAAAAGCATCCCTCGAGGACATTAAAAGTTTTGATAAAAAAGAGAGCGCCAAAATATTTTTGAGTGTTCTTAAAGGTGAAAAATCTGCATGTCTAGATATGGTTTTAATTAATGCTTCTGGAGCACTTCAGTTGAGCAGCTTTGCATCAGATTTTAAAGAAGGAGTTGAAATAGCCAGAGAATCCATTTACAGCGGCAGAGCTTACAGGAAATTTGAGGAATTTAAAAAGTTTTCTAACTTAAATTAA
- a CDS encoding aminodeoxychorismate/anthranilate synthase component II, which translates to MILLIDNYDSFTYNLYQYIGELNPDIVVYRNDQITIEEIEQLNPERIIISPGPCTPKEAGVSCDVIRHFAGKIPILGVCLGHQAIGAAFGAKIVLSPEIMHGKTSFIYHDGKTIFNGLPNPFEATRYHSLIIDKESLPDCLTITAWTSNGIIMGIRHKEYIIEGVQFHPESILTKVGKDLLKNFLRL; encoded by the coding sequence ATGATTCTTTTAATTGATAACTATGACTCATTTACATACAATCTTTATCAATACATTGGGGAGCTTAATCCAGATATTGTTGTCTACAGGAATGATCAGATTACCATAGAAGAGATTGAACAGCTTAATCCTGAAAGAATAATAATCTCGCCAGGTCCGTGTACTCCAAAAGAAGCGGGAGTTTCATGTGATGTAATAAGGCATTTTGCAGGTAAAATACCAATTCTTGGAGTATGTCTTGGTCATCAGGCAATTGGTGCAGCCTTTGGTGCAAAAATAGTTCTTTCTCCAGAAATAATGCATGGTAAGACCTCTTTCATTTATCATGATGGTAAAACGATTTTTAACGGTCTTCCCAATCCATTTGAGGCAACAAGATATCATTCCCTTATTATTGATAAAGAAAGTTTACCAGACTGTCTTACTATCACAGCATGGACCTCAAATGGTATAATTATGGGTATAAGGCATAAAGAATACATAATTGAGGGAGTGCAGTTTCATCCTGAAAGTATTCTTACAAAAGTTGGAAAGGATTTATTAAAGAATTTTTTAAGACTATGA
- the trpE gene encoding anthranilate synthase component I: MNLRREEFLSLARQYDVIPLYREIIADLDTPVSAFLKLDKKPSFLLESVVGGEKWGRYSFIGFNPAFIIKSKERSITLEGSIQTRIDNVNPFDFLKEFFKKFKAYIEPSLPRFFGGMVGYISYDTVKLFEKVPDLARSDLDMPDIFLMIPETLLIFDNFKQSIKIVYNAFLNSEDAAEAYEKAQDKIDTIIKELKNHQDERFRSYLYVSESQFKEPLLGFTSNFKKEDFIEAVKKARDYVLSGDVVQVVISQRFETTSEVHPFDIYRALRIINPSPYMFYIDTEEGYLVGSSPEILVRVEDEKITLRPIAGTRPRGRTEEEDLFLERELLSDEKEKAEHIMLVDLGRNDVGRVAEIGSVTVTELMTIERYSHVMHIVSNVEGRLRRGLDIFDVFMSCFPAGTVTGAPKVRAMQIIEELEPTRRGPYAGAVGYFGFSGNMDMCIGIRMLVVKDKKVYVQAGAGIVADSVTEKEYTETVNKATAMLKAVSFLEFKEENDSFN; encoded by the coding sequence ATGAATCTGAGGCGTGAGGAATTTCTGTCTTTAGCCAGACAGTACGATGTTATTCCCCTTTACAGAGAAATAATCGCTGACCTTGATACTCCTGTGAGTGCTTTTTTAAAACTTGATAAAAAGCCCTCTTTCCTTCTTGAAAGCGTTGTAGGAGGTGAGAAATGGGGAAGGTATTCTTTTATTGGATTTAATCCTGCTTTTATAATAAAATCAAAGGAAAGAAGCATAACTCTGGAAGGTTCAATCCAAACCCGCATTGATAATGTAAATCCCTTTGATTTTTTAAAAGAGTTTTTCAAAAAATTTAAAGCATACATAGAACCATCACTTCCGAGATTTTTCGGAGGCATGGTCGGCTACATATCTTATGATACTGTAAAACTTTTTGAAAAAGTTCCAGACCTTGCTCGTTCTGATCTTGATATGCCTGATATATTTCTCATGATTCCAGAAACCCTTTTAATTTTTGACAATTTCAAACAGTCAATAAAAATCGTTTACAATGCTTTCCTTAATTCTGAAGATGCTGCAGAAGCTTATGAAAAAGCTCAGGATAAAATAGACACAATAATAAAAGAGCTTAAAAACCATCAGGATGAAAGATTCAGATCCTATTTATATGTTTCAGAAAGCCAGTTTAAAGAACCATTACTCGGATTTACTTCAAACTTTAAAAAGGAAGATTTTATAGAAGCTGTTAAAAAAGCAAGAGACTATGTTCTTTCAGGTGATGTTGTTCAGGTTGTTATCTCTCAAAGATTTGAAACTACTTCAGAAGTTCATCCCTTTGATATTTACAGGGCTTTGAGAATAATAAATCCTTCACCATACATGTTTTATATTGATACAGAGGAAGGATATCTTGTTGGCTCATCTCCTGAAATTCTTGTAAGAGTGGAAGATGAAAAAATTACTTTAAGACCCATTGCAGGAACCCGTCCGAGAGGAAGAACTGAAGAGGAAGATCTCTTTCTTGAAAGAGAGCTTCTCAGTGATGAAAAAGAAAAGGCTGAACATATTATGCTTGTTGATCTTGGAAGAAATGATGTTGGCAGGGTTGCAGAAATAGGCAGTGTTACGGTTACAGAGCTTATGACAATTGAAAGATACAGTCATGTTATGCATATTGTGAGCAATGTTGAAGGCAGGCTGAGAAGAGGGCTTGATATTTTTGATGTTTTTATGTCCTGTTTTCCTGCAGGAACTGTAACAGGAGCGCCCAAGGTAAGAGCAATGCAAATTATTGAAGAACTTGAGCCAACCAGAAGAGGCCCCTATGCTGGAGCAGTGGGCTATTTTGGTTTCAGTGGAAATATGGATATGTGCATAGGCATAAGAATGCTTGTTGTAAAGGATAAAAAAGTATACGTTCAGGCAGGTGCTGGTATTGTGGCAGATTCAGTTACTGAAAAGGAATATACTGAAACAGTTAATAAGGCAACTGCCATGCTTAAAGCAGTAAGTTTTTTAGAGTTTAAGGAGGAAAATGATTCTTTTAATTGA